Proteins encoded within one genomic window of Flavobacterium oreochromis:
- a CDS encoding winged helix-turn-helix transcriptional regulator: protein MRKENSVNLENEQALEIECPFIYALSLMGKRWKPAILWKMTEGCYRFGEFKREIPQISEKMLTQHLRELEIDGLITRTIYPEMPPRVEYALTTLGSSLQPILEQLNNWGEKAKKTKLKK from the coding sequence ATGAGAAAAGAAAATTCGGTAAATTTAGAAAACGAACAGGCGTTAGAAATTGAATGTCCGTTTATATATGCTTTGTCGCTTATGGGAAAGCGTTGGAAACCTGCTATTCTTTGGAAAATGACTGAAGGCTGTTACAGGTTTGGGGAATTTAAACGAGAAATTCCACAAATAAGTGAAAAAATGCTTACTCAACATTTGAGAGAATTGGAAATAGACGGACTTATCACAAGAACAATTTATCCAGAAATGCCTCCAAGAGTGGAATATGCTTTGACCACATTAGGCTCTTCACTTCAGCCTATTTTAGAACAACTGAATAATTGGGGAGAAAAAGCGAAGAAAACAAAATTGAAAAAATAA
- a CDS encoding NADPH-dependent F420 reductase, translated as MNISFIGAGNVASSLGNLFANAGHSVKYGTQNPNDNQLSVSDAISFGEVVCFAIPFSAMNDVLSANKEILKGKIVVDITNAINIADWSPLFLGEDSGGEQTARLLPESKVVKAFNTIFADVMKTNKQQFEGQKLTAFIASDDVEAANTIKKLANDAGFNGLIVGGIKNARHLEAIAHLNIAIALGGGGTDAGFTYFQRKN; from the coding sequence ATGAATATTAGTTTTATCGGTGCTGGAAATGTAGCATCAAGTTTAGGAAATTTATTTGCAAATGCTGGTCATTCAGTAAAATATGGAACTCAAAATCCAAATGACAATCAATTATCTGTTTCAGATGCGATTTCTTTTGGAGAAGTCGTTTGTTTTGCTATTCCTTTTTCTGCGATGAACGATGTTTTGTCAGCAAATAAAGAAATTCTGAAAGGAAAAATTGTTGTAGATATTACAAATGCTATCAATATTGCCGATTGGTCTCCATTATTTTTAGGAGAAGACAGTGGTGGTGAGCAAACTGCAAGATTACTGCCAGAAAGTAAAGTGGTAAAAGCATTCAATACCATTTTTGCTGATGTAATGAAAACCAACAAACAACAATTTGAGGGTCAAAAACTAACTGCATTTATTGCGTCTGATGATGTAGAAGCTGCCAATACAATTAAAAAATTGGCTAATGATGCTGGTTTTAATGGATTAATTGTAGGTGGTATAAAAAATGCTCGTCATTTAGAAGCAATAGCTCATTTGAATATTGCGATTGCACTTGGTGGCGGTGGAACAGATGCTGGTTTTACTTATTTTCAACGTAAAAATTAA
- a CDS encoding nuclear transport factor 2 family protein codes for MQKPTMQVWTDAWHNADAEVFKNVYSTNALIFPPNKPTIQGNDNILDFMKGGLGKVDVVFEAKNLIISENLAFEFGLFKDVELVSQKVTGEGNYSVTWILENSVWKVLCHTWSMPIKL; via the coding sequence ATGCAAAAACCAACAATGCAAGTTTGGACTGATGCTTGGCACAATGCCGATGCAGAAGTTTTTAAAAATGTATATTCAACAAATGCTTTGATTTTTCCACCAAACAAGCCGACAATTCAAGGAAATGATAATATTCTTGATTTTATGAAAGGTGGGTTAGGTAAAGTTGATGTTGTTTTTGAAGCAAAAAATTTAATTATTTCTGAAAATTTGGCTTTTGAATTTGGTCTATTTAAAGATGTTGAATTAGTCAGTCAAAAAGTAACAGGTGAGGGAAACTATTCTGTCACTTGGATTTTAGAAAATTCTGTCTGGAAAGTGCTTTGCCATACTTGGTCTATGCCTATTAAGCTTTAA
- the cas9 gene encoding type II CRISPR RNA-guided endonuclease Cas9 (Cas9, originally named Csn1, is the large, multifunctional signature protein of type II CRISPR/Cas systems. It is well known even to general audiences because its RNA-guided endonuclease activity has made it a popular tool for custom editing of eukaryotic genomes.): MTKILGLDLGTNSIGWAIREDENDGIKQIIDKGVRIFSEGVKTEKGIESSRAAERTGYRSARKIKYRRKLRKYETLKVLAINGMCPLSVEEVDNWKKSGFKEYPLNPEFLNWLRTSENENKNPYYFRDVASKQKVALYELGRALYHIAQRRGFLSNRLDTSAEGVYEEHNPQIQNLIEDLDTPTAILDELKNYYNNLGIIDETEKGGFKKELDEGEKKLKTLYNSLVTITKKNEADITKCKEELIARLNKKEDLGKVKGAIKDLSLAMEQGNFKTLGQYFFSLYNKGKIRDQYTSREEHYLEEFITICQVQGIQGIDNDQKIPEKKFTGLAKDLYRAIFFQRPLKSQKGLIGKCSFEKTKSRCAISHPDYEEYRMWAYLNTIKIGTQSEKTMRFLTQEEKLKLVPKFYRKNDFNFEVLAKELIEKGASAGYYKSSKKDEFFYWFNYKLTDTVPACQVATAIKNAMGEDWKTKTITYTTFNAKKKKLLKI; the protein is encoded by the coding sequence ATGACAAAAATACTAGGGTTGGACTTGGGAACTAACAGCATTGGTTGGGCAATTAGAGAGGATGAAAATGACGGAATAAAACAAATTATTGATAAAGGTGTTCGAATATTCTCGGAAGGAGTAAAAACTGAAAAAGGAATAGAAAGTTCAAGAGCTGCCGAAAGAACAGGGTATAGAAGTGCACGAAAAATAAAATACCGTAGAAAGTTAAGAAAATACGAAACGTTAAAAGTATTAGCCATAAATGGAATGTGTCCCCTTTCTGTTGAGGAAGTAGATAACTGGAAAAAATCAGGTTTTAAAGAGTACCCCTTAAACCCTGAATTCCTTAATTGGTTACGAACCAGTGAAAACGAAAATAAAAATCCTTATTATTTTAGAGATGTAGCGAGTAAACAAAAAGTGGCTTTGTACGAACTAGGTAGGGCCTTATATCATATAGCGCAACGAAGAGGTTTTTTGAGTAATCGATTAGATACATCTGCCGAAGGCGTTTATGAAGAACATAATCCACAAATTCAAAATTTAATAGAAGATCTTGATACCCCTACTGCTATTCTTGATGAATTAAAGAATTATTATAACAATCTTGGAATTATAGACGAAACGGAAAAAGGCGGTTTTAAAAAGGAGCTAGATGAAGGAGAGAAAAAATTAAAGACTTTATATAATTCGTTAGTTACCATAACAAAAAAGAATGAAGCTGATATTACAAAGTGTAAAGAAGAACTTATTGCCCGACTCAATAAAAAAGAAGATTTAGGAAAAGTAAAAGGTGCCATAAAGGACTTATCACTTGCTATGGAACAAGGCAATTTTAAAACCTTGGGACAATACTTTTTCAGCTTATATAACAAAGGAAAAATTAGAGATCAATACACTTCTCGTGAGGAACATTATCTAGAAGAATTTATAACTATTTGTCAAGTTCAAGGCATTCAAGGCATAGACAACGATCAAAAAATACCTGAAAAAAAGTTTACAGGTTTAGCAAAAGATTTATATCGCGCTATTTTCTTTCAAAGACCTTTAAAATCACAAAAAGGATTAATTGGGAAATGTTCTTTTGAAAAAACAAAGTCACGCTGTGCTATTTCGCACCCTGATTATGAAGAATATAGAATGTGGGCTTATTTGAATACTATAAAAATAGGTACGCAAAGTGAAAAGACAATGCGTTTTTTAACCCAAGAAGAGAAATTAAAATTAGTTCCAAAATTTTACAGAAAAAACGATTTTAATTTTGAAGTTTTAGCCAAAGAATTAATAGAAAAAGGAGCCTCTGCTGGATATTATAAATCCTCAAAAAAAGACGAATTCTTTTATTGGTTTAATTATAAGTTAACAGATACTGTCCCAGCTTGTCAAGTAGCAACAGCTATAAAAAATGCGATGGGTGAAGACTGGAAAACAAAAACCATTACTTATACCACATTCAATGCTAAAAAGAAGAAGTTACTAAAAATATAA
- the cas9 gene encoding type II CRISPR RNA-guided endonuclease Cas9 (Cas9, originally named Csn1, is the large, multifunctional signature protein of type II CRISPR/Cas systems. It is well known even to general audiences because its RNA-guided endonuclease activity has made it a popular tool for custom editing of eukaryotic genomes.), with the protein MANIENIVDQEIWKDIEQRNSIQTKIIELVDEYTLEKNRLEIVNGLLKEYNKKDEQGKKVCYSLEAEPSFATDLRKKLVRFYKAHEIENEEQQNQIFKDLFTLLIEQLKQQKFIKIERLDEKVVAFLKGENQEGQIFCSHPEKLKKLYHPSDIEVFKKKIIKDENGNDKIVLGSPLTNSIKNPMAMRALHQLRKVLNTLIINEQIDENTRIHIEMARELNDANKRKGIQDFQNENKKFKEEAIKEIKKLYFEQCHKEVNPTEEDILRYQLWLEQNKCEIYETGKNISICDIIGSNPAYDIEHTIPRSISQDNSQMNKTLCSQRFNREIKKQKMPIELANYNEILPRIAHWKKQADELSRQIDAISKSIKSASTKEAKDKSIRRRHYLTLKRDYIQGKYDRFIWEEPKVGFKNSQIPDTGIITKYAQAYLKSYFKRVESVKGGAVAEFRKLWGIQESYKDENGLKQYKEKDRSKHTHHTIDAITIACMPKDKYDLLAHAWRLEEEQDKKAAKAIIEQAKPWKTFKEDIAKIEEEILVSHYTPDNVKKQAKKILRIRGKKQYIAEIEKDINGKLTPKKDANGKLIYKLDEKGNKIPRLQQGDTIRGSLHQDSIYGAIKNPLNSDEIRYVIRKDLESLKTNDIDNIVDEIVKQKVKEAVANKVLLLSSNPQQKNKFAENKKVWMNEAKQVPINKVRIYANSVKNPLEIKEHSAVSKSKHEHKQKVYGQNDENYAMAIYELDGKREFELINNFNLAKLIKQGQGYYPLHKEKEIKGKKILIPIEKRNNKDVVLKRGQHVVFYDKTIENPKDISEIIDFKERIYIIEGLSIQRQIVSGKLYEFGIIVLRHFKEARKADDIKKDNFKPDGIFKLGENKPTRKMNHNQFIAFVEGIDFKVLPSGKLQKI; encoded by the coding sequence ATGGCTAATATTGAGAATATTGTAGATCAGGAAATCTGGAAAGACATAGAACAACGTAACTCTATTCAAACAAAAATAATCGAGTTAGTAGATGAATATACCTTAGAAAAAAACAGACTAGAAATCGTTAACGGATTATTGAAAGAATACAATAAAAAGGATGAACAAGGTAAAAAAGTATGTTATTCCCTTGAAGCTGAACCTAGTTTTGCAACCGATTTAAGAAAAAAATTGGTCCGTTTCTACAAAGCACATGAAATTGAAAATGAGGAACAACAAAACCAAATCTTCAAGGATTTATTTACTTTACTAATCGAACAATTAAAACAACAAAAATTCATCAAAATAGAACGATTAGATGAAAAAGTAGTAGCGTTTCTAAAAGGCGAAAATCAAGAAGGACAAATATTTTGTAGCCATCCTGAAAAATTAAAAAAATTGTACCACCCATCCGATATTGAAGTTTTTAAAAAGAAAATAATAAAAGATGAAAATGGTAATGATAAAATAGTTTTAGGAAGTCCTTTAACAAATTCTATAAAGAACCCTATGGCAATGCGTGCTTTACATCAATTACGCAAGGTATTAAATACTTTAATTATCAATGAGCAAATTGATGAAAATACTCGTATCCATATCGAAATGGCACGTGAATTAAACGACGCTAACAAACGAAAAGGCATTCAGGATTTTCAAAATGAAAATAAAAAATTTAAAGAGGAAGCTATAAAGGAAATTAAGAAATTATATTTTGAACAGTGTCATAAAGAGGTAAACCCTACAGAAGAAGATATTTTACGATACCAACTATGGTTAGAGCAAAACAAATGTGAAATATATGAGACAGGCAAAAATATAAGTATATGCGATATAATAGGTAGTAATCCTGCTTATGATATAGAACATACTATCCCTAGAAGTATATCGCAAGACAATTCTCAAATGAACAAAACACTTTGTAGTCAACGATTTAATAGGGAAATAAAAAAACAAAAAATGCCTATAGAATTAGCAAACTATAATGAAATTTTACCAAGAATTGCACATTGGAAAAAACAAGCAGATGAATTATCTAGGCAAATTGATGCTATTTCTAAATCTATCAAATCGGCCTCAACAAAAGAAGCAAAAGATAAAAGCATAAGAAGAAGACATTACCTTACTTTAAAACGAGATTATATTCAAGGAAAATATGATCGTTTTATTTGGGAAGAACCTAAAGTAGGCTTTAAAAATAGCCAAATCCCTGATACAGGCATTATAACGAAATATGCACAAGCCTATTTAAAGTCGTATTTTAAAAGAGTAGAAAGTGTAAAAGGAGGAGCAGTAGCCGAATTTAGGAAGCTTTGGGGTATTCAAGAAAGCTATAAAGATGAAAATGGATTAAAACAATACAAAGAAAAAGACAGAAGCAAACATACTCATCATACTATAGATGCCATAACTATTGCTTGCATGCCTAAAGACAAATACGATCTACTAGCACATGCTTGGCGACTGGAAGAAGAGCAAGATAAAAAAGCCGCAAAAGCCATTATTGAACAAGCCAAACCTTGGAAAACTTTTAAAGAAGATATTGCAAAAATTGAAGAAGAAATTTTAGTGTCTCATTATACCCCTGATAATGTAAAAAAACAAGCTAAAAAGATTCTTCGCATAAGAGGTAAAAAACAATATATAGCCGAGATTGAAAAAGATATAAACGGTAAACTAACCCCTAAAAAAGATGCAAATGGCAAACTTATTTATAAACTTGATGAAAAAGGCAATAAAATACCTCGACTACAACAAGGCGATACAATAAGAGGATCATTACATCAAGACAGTATTTATGGAGCAATCAAAAATCCATTAAATTCAGATGAAATTCGCTATGTAATTCGCAAAGATTTAGAAAGCTTAAAAACAAATGATATTGATAATATTGTCGATGAAATAGTAAAACAAAAAGTAAAAGAAGCAGTAGCAAACAAAGTGCTTTTATTGTCTTCAAATCCACAACAAAAAAACAAGTTTGCAGAAAATAAAAAAGTTTGGATGAATGAAGCAAAACAAGTTCCTATAAACAAAGTAAGAATTTATGCTAATTCAGTAAAAAATCCTTTAGAAATTAAAGAGCATAGTGCTGTATCAAAATCGAAACACGAACACAAACAGAAAGTTTATGGTCAAAACGATGAAAATTATGCTATGGCTATTTATGAACTTGATGGAAAAAGAGAATTTGAATTAATTAACAATTTTAATTTAGCAAAACTTATAAAACAAGGTCAAGGTTACTATCCATTACATAAAGAAAAAGAAATAAAAGGCAAAAAGATTTTAATTCCTATAGAAAAAAGAAATAATAAAGACGTGGTTTTAAAACGAGGTCAACATGTTGTTTTTTATGATAAAACTATTGAAAACCCTAAAGATATTTCTGAAATAATTGATTTTAAAGAAAGAATATACATAATCGAAGGTTTATCTATTCAAAGACAAATAGTTTCAGGAAAATTATATGAATTTGGAATAATTGTGCTTAGACATTTTAAAGAAGCGAGAAAAGCAGATGACATTAAAAAAGATAACTTTAAGCCTGATGGAATTTTTAAATTAGGAGAAAACAAACCAACAAGAAAAATGAATCACAATCAATTTATTGCTTTTGTAGAAGGAATTGATTTTAAAGTTTTACCTTCGGGAAAACTACAAAAAATTTAA